CGGCGAAGGCGGCGGCAAGGCGGCGCGCACCCTCCAGGTCATCGAGCGGCGTGCCGGACGGAGGCGCGAGGAGGTCCCACACCGGCAGCTCGTCGCCGGAGAGGGTGGCGCGGAGCTCGTCCTTGAGCACGTCGTACTCGGGCTCCCAGGCGAATGCGCCTCGCCGCCCCGCCTCCACCGCGAGCGCGAGGGCGGCATCCTGCACGCGCTGCATGTGCTCGTATCCGGGCGCGAGCGTGAGGTAGTTCCCCGCCAGCACCCAGCGGCCGTACGGGTCGGGGTCCATCCGGTAGTCGACGCCCTCCCACTCGTGCTCGCCGGTGAAGATGGCGCGGATCATCCGCTCCGGGTCGCAGAAGCCGCCGAAGCCCACCACCGCCTTCAGCGCGTCCGCCAGACGCGGGTCGGCGGCGGCGATGAGGGCCTGCGTGGCGCCGAAGGAGAAGCCGATCACCCCCACGCCGCCCGCCTGCACGCGCGAATGCCCGGCAAGGTGCAGCGCCCCCGCCGCCAGCGTCTCGCGCGCGGCGCCGATGTCCAGCTTCAGCGCGCGCCACGATGGTACGTCCGGTACCAGCACCACCGCGCCGGACGAGGCTAGCGAGCGCACGAAGCGGGTCATCGCCAGGTGGCGGCGCCCCGGCACGGTCAGGCCGTGCAGCACCACCCATCCGGGAGCGCGCGCCGGGCGATCGGGCAGGTACAGCGTCGCCTCGCGCACCTCGCCCGCGACGGTGACGGTCGTCTCCTCCTCGCGGAACGCGCCCGCGCCGCCGCGCAGGTAGGCCTGGAGAAAGCGCGCGGTTCTCGGGCGGACCGGCATCAGCGGTGCGCGAGGCCCACGGCCTCGTCGATGGAGCGGAGGCCGTCGCGCTCCAGGTACGCGGAGAGGCCGCGGTTGATGTCGCGCGCGATCCCCGGACCACGGTAGATGAACCCGGTCCACACCTGCACCAGCGACGCGCCGGCCAGGATCATCTTCCATGCATCCACCGCGTCGAAGATCCCGCCCACGCCCACGATGGGGAGCCGCCCGCCCGTCCCGTAGTAGATGCGCGCCACCACCGAGCGCGCCCGCGCCCTCACCGGCGCACCGCTCACCCCGCCCGCGCCCAGCGCCTCCACGCGCGGCGTGCGCAGCCCGTCGCGCGACACGGTGGTGTTGGTGGCGATGATCCCCGCGATCCCCTCCTCCAGCGCGATCCCGGCGACCTCGTCCACCTGCAGATCGGTGAGGTCGGGAGCGATCTTGAGGAGGATGGGCCGCGCGGTGGCGCCTCGGGCACGGGCGCGCTCCTCGCCGCGGGTACGCAGGGCGCGCAGGAGCTCGCGCAGCGGACCCGCGTCCTGGAGCGTGCGCAGCCCCGGCGTGTTCGGCGAGCTGACGTTGACGGCGACGTAGCGCGCGAACGGCTCCAGCAGGTCGAAGCTGCGCAGGTAGTCCGCGGTGGCATCCTCCAGCGCCGCAGCCTTGCTCTTGCCGATGTTGATGCCCAGCACCGGCTCCGCGCGGGTGCGCGCGAGACGGGCGGAAACGGCATCGGCGCCGGGGTTGTTGAACCCCATCCGGTTGAGGAGCGCCTCGTCTTCGGGGAGCCGGAAGAGGCGCGGCTGCGGGTTTCCGGGCTGCGCCAGCGCCGTGACCGTCCCCACCTCCACGTGCCCGAACCCCAGTGCTCCCAGCGCGTTGAACGATTCCGCCGACTTGTCGAACCCCGCCGCCAGCCCCACCGGGTTGGGGA
The window above is part of the Longimicrobium sp. genome. Proteins encoded here:
- a CDS encoding quinone-dependent dihydroorotate dehydrogenase produces the protein MIYDLLRPLLFNLPAERAHHVGVTALNAALATAPARDAARAMYAVRDPRLEVERFGIRFPNPVGLAAGFDKSAESFNALGALGFGHVEVGTVTALAQPGNPQPRLFRLPEDEALLNRMGFNNPGADAVSARLARTRAEPVLGINIGKSKAAALEDATADYLRSFDLLEPFARYVAVNVSSPNTPGLRTLQDAGPLRELLRALRTRGEERARARGATARPILLKIAPDLTDLQVDEVAGIALEEGIAGIIATNTTVSRDGLRTPRVEALGAGGVSGAPVRARARSVVARIYYGTGGRLPIVGVGGIFDAVDAWKMILAGASLVQVWTGFIYRGPGIARDINRGLSAYLERDGLRSIDEAVGLAHR